In Plasmodium gaboni strain SY75 chromosome 14, whole genome shotgun sequence, one genomic interval encodes:
- a CDS encoding putative membrane protein (conserved Plasmodium membrane protein, unknown function~transcript variant 2; alternatively spliced) — MFIIKSNIPSDNTLDISAKKEHNKINKFLISLIVVINGLSLLFTIILAINFYYCSFNVTSFLFLTTQTCLWTYLAILNVYDQKYIFSLSSFLGIHLYTQCYQNYDKLFLSDELQEYHFMSVALSHLPFLYICYDIVIFQYDSVFIKSTLDYTYNEKSLIVLNFLRGLFCSFCIAVIFIISLILNIQNTFRTFPMLKLSNIKTKKYLLSVFLFYLIDSQLRIITFLFIIETYEVNPFKIFVFIFSQIMTICVCIAFDTHIFKNIIVGISSILVSPLSIILHSTNRNYSNERVVRLSKLLINFRFFEFFLILFYGSLYYDDDEIGNTFILYIHIQKSVII, encoded by the exons atgtttattataaaaagtaatataCCAAGTGATAATACATTGGATATTAGCGCAAAGAAAGAGCATAAcaaaataaacaaatttttaatttctttgATTGTCGTAATAAATGGTTTAAGTCTATTATTTACAATAATATTGGCTATCAACTTTTATTATTG TTCCTTTAATGTGacatcatttttattcCTTACAACACAAACATGCCTATGGACTTATTTAGCaatattaaatgtatatgaccaaaagtatattttttcacTCTCATCATTTTTAGGAATTCATTTATACACACAA TGCTACCAAAATTATGATAAGTTGTTCCTCTCGGATGAACTTCAAGAATATCATTTTATGTCAGTGGCTTTGTCACATTTACCTTTCctttatatttgttatgACATTGTGATTTTTCAATATGATAGTGTTTTCAttaaaa GTACATTAGATTATACTTATAATGAGAAATCACTAATAGTATTGAATTTTTTGAGAGgtttattttgttctttttgTATTGCCgtcatttttattatttcacttattttgaatattcAAAATACTTTTAGAACTTTTCCTATGTTAAAATTGTCTAATATTAAAACGAAGAAATATCTAC TATCtgtttttttgttttatcTAATTGATTCACAATTAAGGATTATAACtttcctttttataatcGAGACATATGAAGTTAATCCCTTTAAgatatttgtttttatattttcacaa ATTATGACCATATGTGTGTGTATAGCCTTTGATACTcacatttttaaaaatataattgttGGGATATCATCTATTTTGGTTTCTCCTttatcaataatattacattCCACAAACAG AAATTATAGTAACGAAAGAGTTGTACGTCTGAGTAAACTACTGATAAATTTTCgattttttgaattttttttgatacTTTTTTATGGATCCttatattatgatgatgatgaaatAGGAAACAcctttatattatacataca